Proteins from one Penicillium digitatum chromosome 2, complete sequence genomic window:
- a CDS encoding Sister chromatid cohesion and DNA repair protein (BimD), putative, whose protein sequence is MPSRSRPGPSEVEEDSGLCSLSFNQPLSWRVGRSAIPIADLLDRLQTLAQELRKLDQEEIDKESLRKVSQELANGNLLAHKDKGVRAWATCCIVDVLRLCAPDAPFTRNQLKDIFTCIVSSIIPALADPSNAYNAQHIYVLGSLAEVKSVVLMVDLDHPDSLIVPLFMGCFDIVSGSSKASTGEEVAKNVEFDMTRVLVTVIDESLVLAPEVVDIIVAQFLRVDPRVLDNPNRKGKRPDAPLDAKQDTLLLKDYPAAYNMAKAICQACPDRMTSHISQYFNNVIIDASVPAGQTNGSRHARKPNLDDSDEEGEDIKELSKAHRLIRELWRACPEVLQNVIPQIEAELSAESVALRLLATQTIGDLAAGIGVAGPPPPPPMDPTTYPPVSLLDYDKTIPQPNVLLTPVSPKPFSQVHSSAYEAFLSRRLDKTPSVRAAWVTVVGRILSTSAGGSGLHESEEHSLVRNLASMLRDVDEKVRVAAVDTVGQFGLSQIVHKLSMDGGCSSPDSVLAILAERVKDRKPHVREHAMKILARMWAVAAGDIEQNTEPVVSLLKDAPSKIFDAFYTNDQEIHVLIDRVLFETLLPLSYPPIKTKLSRGNSNQSQKQKGSQASEPEQETDVDKIRVRRILTLLRGLDEKARRVFFVMLARQLSMRSAVTLYLEACEKYNGGVVDKDEEQIKTQLSKIIESLSKTFPDASRASADLWKFAKVHDRRCYQLVRFAMAAVSDYRTVVKAMKELQRRVQSANNSPLLETLTPLVYRCGSMIFNRSHIPAIMSLSRTDENGLANAAQEMLKQISSQNPEVLEAQVQEMCKDLEAQAPKASSAADSSAEDILKACAGFAKKLPAKLPKERKFLQALANYALYSSSPHSAKHAVSILMATADRREMYAKDLVHKCVENWTYGSDRFLTRLAALSQLNLLAPREADEESDAIISIAIKQILLTNRTPEPDSEYNWSETIDDETKAKEWALKIIVNRLHAKDGADNEDDFRAHAKPVYETLNKLVVGEGEISKKKDTPAGQKSRLRLLAAKSLLKLCASSTICDGLLTPSDFNAVALVAQDPLVQVRGGFINHLKKKLVQKSHLSHRWYIVPCLLAFEPVHSLKESTLTWLRSRAAYFAQQAQASGKRTEQTMVMELIFSRLLSLLAYHPDYPSEDLDEATKLGDLTDFSQYILFYLSAVANEHNMSLIFHVGQRVKQFRDGITKSDEISTRLHTLSDLAQATIRRFAEIYSQQHKFGGAVGATNILQTYPGKMGVPSSLFTSMSSHREAQDVADKNFLPDELDDLLDRIVRIAMKPKSNSAHASQGGSTKKRKPSLDTNGKTSVAKKARKEKSSRPARKSTSSVSAAAKSKRKSKNDDGWSSDGGAEGTTPASSRRRSVRGTAKPEVSYIDNDSDYADMEMAEWDEPNEKDDGEDDAEESENKEIHETDEGPELSEEDKAEASEKEPTPPPAKKRGGRSTAAKGDAKKPGAKKPEAASLPSRRSSRRG, encoded by the exons ATGCCTTCGCGCTCTCGCCCAGGTCCTTCCGAGGTGGAGGAAGACTCGGGGCTTTGCAGTCTATCCTTCAACCAGCCGCTCTCTTGGCGCGTGGGGCGCTCCGCGATCCCCATTGCGGATCTCCTCGACCGTCTCCAGACTCTCGCGCAGGAACTTCGCAAACTCGACCAAGAGGAAATTGATAAGGAATCACTACGGAAGGTGTCTCAGGAACTTGCTAATGGGAACTTGCTTGCCCACAAGGATAAGGGTGTCAGAGCATGGGCTACGTGCTGCATCGTTGATGTGTTGCGACTATGCGCACCAGACGCGCCTTTTACGCGCAATCAATTGAAG GATATATTCACATGTATTGTGTCCTCGATTATCCCCGCTTTGGCTGACCCGTCCAACGCCTACAACGCCCAGCATATCTACGTCCTAGGATCTCTCGCGGAGGTGAAGAGTGTGGTTCTGATGGTCGATCTTGATCATCCGGACTCGCTAATTGTCCCGTTATTCATGGGCTGCTTCGACATCGTGTCGGGTTCTTCGAAAGCATCCACCGGTGAAGAGGTGGCTAAAAATGTTGAGTTTGATATGACCCGAGTACTCGTCACCGTGATCGATGAATCGCTCGTCTTGGCCCCCGAAGTAGTGGACATTATCGTCGCCCAATTCCTCCGAGTCGACCCACGAGTGTTGGACAATCCCAACAGGAAGGGAAAGCGACCAGATGCGCCGCTTGACGCCAAGCAGGACACTCTTCTACTGAAAGACTATCCGGCCGCCTATAACATGGCCAAGGCTATTTGTCAGGCCTGCCCGGATCGTATGACTAGTCACATCAGCCAGTACTTCAATAACGTTATCATCGATGCATCTGTGCCAGCTGGCCAAACGAACGGCTCTAGGCATGCCCGAAAACCCAATCTCGACGATTCCGATGAGGAGGGAGAAGATATCAAGGAATTGAGCAAGGCACACCGGCTGATCCGGGAGCTTTGGCGCGCTTGTCCCGAGGTCCTGCAGAATGTTATTCCGCAGATTGAAGCAGAGCTCTCTGCAGAATCAGTGGCTCTACGTTTATTGGCGACCCAGACTATCGGAGACCTTGCGGCCGGAATCGGTGTTGCAGGTCCCCCACCTCCTCCTCCCATGGACCCGACAACCTACCCGCCAGTATCACTACTGGATTATGACAAGACCATTCCCCAGCCCAATGTTTTGTTGACTCCCGTGTCCCCCAAGCCTTTCTCTCAGGTCCACAGCTCGGCCTATGAAGCCTTCTTGAGCCGTCGTCTCGACAAGACACCATCAGTCCGTGCTGCCTGGGTCACTGTTGTGGGACGGATTCTTTCAACGTCAGCTGGAGGCTCTGGCCTACACGAAAGCGAAGAACATAGTCTTGTCAGAAATCTGGCCTCGATGCTTCGTGACGTGGATGAGAAGGTTCGCGTTGCTGCAGTTGATACTGTTGGGCAATTTGGGCTTTCCCAAATCGTCCATAAGCTAAGCATGGATGGTGGTTGCTCATCACCAGACTCGGTTCTTGCAATTCTTGCCGAGCGAGTGAAGGATCGCAAACCGCATGTGCGTGAACACGCTATGAAGATTTTGGCTCGCATGTGGGCAGTGGCTGCTGGTGACATCGAGCAAAACACGGAGCCTGTCGTGTCCCTCCTCAAAGATGCGCCATCTAAGATATTTGATGCCTTCTATACCAATGATCAAGAAATTCATGTTCTGATCGATCGCGTCTTGTTTGAGACGCTTTTGCCACTTTCTTATCCCCCTATCAAAACGAAACTTTCTCGGGGCAACTCGAACCAATCACAAAAGCAGAAGGGTAGCCAGGCGTCTGAACCCGAGCAAGAGACGGATGTTGACAAGATACGCGTCCGCCGGATTCTTACCCTGCTCCGAGGGCTGGATGAAAAGGCCAGGCGAGTCTTCTTCGTTATGTTGGCTCGTCAGTTGTCGATGAGATCGGCAGTGACACTTTACCTAGAGGCCTGTGAGAAGTACAATGGTGGTGTTGTCGACAAGGACGAGGAACAGATTAAGACACAATTGTCCAAGATCATTGAATCATTATCTAAAACTTTCCCAGACGCCTCGCGCGCATCGGCAGACTTGTGGAAGTTCGCCAAGGTGCATGACCGGCGGTGCTACCAGCTGGTTCGCTTCGCCATGGCTGCTGTGAGTGATTATCGCACTGTTGTCAAGGCCATGAAAGAACTCCAGCGGCGGGTCCAGAGTGCAAACAACTCTCCCCTACTGGAAACCTTAACTCCTCTTGTGTATCGCTGTGGGTCCATGATCTTCAACCGGAGCCACATCCCGGCGATCATGAGTTTGTCCCGAACAGACGAGAATGGATTGGCCAACGCTGCACAGGAGATGTTGAAGCAAATTTCATCTCAAAATCCCGAAGTCCTAGAGGCACAGGTCCAAGAAATGTGTAAAGATCTCGAGGCTCAAGCTCCCAAGGCTTCCTCGGCCGCTGATAGTAGTGCTGAAGACATTTTGAAGGCTTGTGCTGGTTTCGCTAAAAAGCTTCCGGCTAAACTCCCCAAAGAGCGCAAGTTCCTCCAGGCTCTGGCCAACTATGCGCTTTACAGTTCATCGCCGCATTCTGCAAAACATGCAGTCTCAATTCTTATGGCGACGGCTGATCGAAGAGAGATGTATGCGAAGGATCTGGTGCATAAGTGTGTTGAGAACTGGACGTACGGATCTGATCGGTTCCTCACTCGCCTGGCTGCTCTGTCGCAGTTGAACCTCCTTGCACCGAGAGAAGCAGACGAGGAAAGCGATGCTATCATTTCCATTGCCATCAAACAAATCCTCCTCACCAACCGCACACCCGAACCAGACTCTGAATACAACTGGTCGGAGACAATTGATGATGAGACTAAAGCTAAAGAATGGGCATTAAAAATCATTGTCAACCGCCTTCACGCTAAGGATGGAGCAGACAATGAAGATGACTTCCGTGCCCACGCAAAGCCTGTTTACGAAACTCTGAATAAATTGGTGGTCGGTGAAGGCGAAATctcaaagaagaaagacacccCTGCAGGCCAAAAATCGCGCCTTCGCCTCCTCGCTGCCAAGTCCTTGCTCAAGCTGTGTGCTTCTAGCACTATCTGCGACGGTTTGTTGACGCCGTCTGATTTCAACGCAGTCGCTCTAGTTGCCCAGGATCCACTTGTGCAGGTGCGGGGTGGTTTCATTAACCACCTGAAGAAGAAACTCGTGCAAAAGTCACATCTGAGCCATCGATGGTACATCGTCCCATGTTTGCTTGCTTTCGAACCTGTTCATAGTCTGAAAGAGAGCACGCTTACATGGCTACGGTCCCGAGCGGCATACTTCGCCCAACAGGCGCAAGCCAGTGGGAAACGGACGGAACAGACCATGGTAATGGAATTGATCTTTTCACGTCTCCTGTCTTTGCTCGCCTACCACCCTGACTACCCGTCTGAGGATCTGGATGAGGCAACAAAACTCGGTGACTTGACCGACTTCTCTCAATATATTCTTTTCTACCTCTCCGCAGTTGCCAATGAACACAACATGTCATTGATTTTCCACGTCGGACAGCGCGTCAAACAATTCCGCGATGGAATCACCAAATCAGACGAGATCTCCACCCGCCTCCACACACTATCTGATTTGGCGCAAGCAACCATTCGCCGGTTCGCTGAAATCTACTCCCAACAACACAAGTTTGGCGGTGCGGTCGGCGCAACCAACATCTTGCAAACCTACCCTGGAAAAATGGGCGTCCCTAGCTCCCTCTTCACCTCCATGAGCAGTCACCGCGAAGCCCAAGACGTCGCCGACAAGAACTTCCTTCCAGATGAACTAGATGATTTGCTAGATCGCATCGTCCGAATTGCAATGAAGCCTAAGAGTAACTCCGCCCACGCTTCGCAGGGCGGATCGACCAAAAAGCGAAAACCCTCTCTTGATACGAACGGCAAAACCTCTGTGGCGAAAAAGGCACGCAAGGAAAAGTCTTCTCGTCCCGCCCGCAAGTCTACATCTTCGGTCAGTGCAGCAGCCAAGTCGAAACGGAAATCAAAGAACGACGACGGCTGGTCTTCCGACGGAGGCGCTGAAGGCACCACGCCCGCTTCATCTCGCAGACGTAGCGTCCGAGGCACCGCGAAGCCAGAAGTCAGCTATATCGACAATGATAGCGATTATGCGGACATGGAGATGGCCGAGTGGGATGAACCCAATGAAAAAGACGACGGCGAAGATGACGCAGAGGAAAGCGAGAACAAAGAAATCCATGAAACCGATGAAGGTCCCGAACTTTCTGAGGAAGATAAGGCCGAGGCCAGTGAGAAAGAACCCACGCCGCCTCCTGCAAAAAAGCGAGGCGGAAGGTCCACTGCTGCAAAGGGCGATGCTAAGAAGCCAGGGGCAAAGAAGCCTGAGGCAGCCAGCTTGCCTTCGCGACGCTCTTCCCGTCGTGGATAA
- a CDS encoding SWI-SNF complex subunit (Snf5), putative, protein MVVVSADLAPTDPERILRWNSRLVHSRNIGKSSLPLRPWFHPIMLRRPSKMPSPEVTGGSLPSEQSFGDLQPGAQNSSGASDTGDQGPDSIDLGTSRSTNGHTPDLIAEGKQSAKAMLATSGMPASSEPGSGSFNGTPHSNGTHGFARKRSRDGSAVQSTEVSGAMAARARETPLDKILLEQYVDREFQHSAAAAWQNPSQELQKTKRAERDFYLTVRRENQLNPAALYGVGYEGFGNPRTDLRNQHPQLLYPTHRRRPGNRKTRELRISRRDAKTQNEQMEDLVPIRLDIDWEKVKIRDTFTWNLHDRVVSPDLFAEKLVEDMGLAVESSVPLTRMISQSIQEQVIDYYPHLHIHEDPLDPQLPYTAYKNDEMRISIKLNITIGQHTLIDQFEWDINDPNNSPEEFALCMTDDLSLSGEFTTAIAHSIREQSQLFTKSLYIVAHPFDGRPIEDPDLHTSFLPTPVASAFRPYQSAKEHTPYLYELNEADLERTEISISREQRRQKRSINRRGGPALPDLKDRQRTIRTMIVSSVIPNSVGSMDESNVIKRTGSGRRRGMPGNRGDDDSDEFDSDDSSVGSPAIGPNLAQGTARTRGMRGAASAAHAALRASLGQSATPEPVYHEPRVSARRQQYREESVDDSEKLIVRFKISRDKLVDLRNGRRIVSAQSSAGQAPRTMAPPSDKQSRLHPPPRPQQTGAVDAPNPPQPGVSGPPPPNWLAAGLSKLKQSHPNDSFEGVMRYSAVDTETLAPVANPNNLQAGQIIKYQYLPRIRCHDCPGKLYTPGPGMTVDNFEVHLRNRQHKERVEERLTKSGGSGANPDGGSARPVGLSQSLSRS, encoded by the exons ATGGTTGTTGT GTCAGCTGACTTGGCCCCAACCGATCCGGAGCGGATTCTGCGCTGGAACTCCCGACTGGTCCATTCAAGGAACATCGGCAAGAGCTCTCTCCCCCTTCGGCCCTG GTTCCATCCCATAATGCTACG TAGACCATCCAAAATGCCATCCCCTGAAGTGACGGGTGGCTCGCTGCCCTCAGAGCAATCATTTGGGGACCTCCAACCAGGTGCTCAGAACAGCTCTGGCGCGTCGGACACGGGGGACCAAGGACCAGACAGTATCGACCTTGGGACAAGCCGATCAACAAATGGGCACACGCCAGATCTAATTGCAGAGGGAAAGCAAAGCGCAAAGGCTATGCTAGCTACTTCCGGGATGCCAGCCTCCTCGGAACCAGGCAGTGGGAGTTTCAATGGCACCCCCCATTCAAATGGTACGCATGGTTTCGCAAGAAAAAGATCTCGTGATGGATCGGCTGTCCAATCCACAGAGGTCTCCGGTGCCATGGCAGCGCGCGCCCGCGAAACGCCACTGGATAAGATTCTCCTGGAGCAATACGTTGATCGCGAATTTCAGCACTCGGCCGCAGCTGCTTGGCAAAATCCGAGTCAGGAATTGCAGAAGACTAAGAGAGCGGAACGGGACTTTTATTTAACAGTACGACGCGAAAATCAATTGAACCCTGCTGCATTGTACGGTGTGGGCTATGAGGGATTTGGAAACCCTCGCACCGACCTTCGCAATCAACACCCTCAACTTCTCTACCCAACTCATCGACGCCGGCCCGGAAATAGGAAGACGCGTGAGCTACGCATTTCACGACGTGACGCGAAGACGCAAAACGAACAGATGGAGGATTTGGTCCCTATCCGCTTGGACATTGATTGGGAAAAAGTCAAGATCCGCGATACTTTCACGTGGAACCTTCACGATCGTGTTGTGTCTCCGGACTTGTTTGCGGAAAAGCTGGTTGAAGACATGGGTCTCGCGGTAGAGAGCTCAGTCCCTTTGACGAGAATGATCTCCCAGAGCATCCAGGAGCAGGTGATCGACTATTACCCGCATCTTCACATACACGAAGACCCTCTTGATCCTCAACTACCCTATACCGCATACAAAAACGACGAGATGCGCATTTCGATCAAGCTCAACATTACCATCGGTCAACATACCCTGATCGACCAGTTCGAGTGGGATATCAATGATCCTAACAATTCTCCCGAAGAATTCGCATTATGCATGACAGATGACTTGTCCCTCTCTGGTGAATTCACTACCGCCATCGCCCATTCAATCCGGGAACAGTCCCAACTCTTCACCAAATCCCTGTACATTGTCGCTCACCCATTCGACGGTCGTCCAATCGAGGACCCCGATCTTCACACATCATTCCTCCCCACCCCTGTGGCTTCTGCCTTCCGACCATACCAATCCGCAAAAGAACATACGCCATATCTTTATGAGTTGAATGAGGCAGATCTTGAACGTACCGAAATCTCAATATCTCGAGAGCAACGTCGGCAGAAACGGTCAATTAACCGTCGTGGTGGCCCTGCTTTGCCAGATCTCAAGGACCGTCAACGCACAATTCGTACCATGATAGTTTCATCTGTGATACCCAACTCGGTGGGCTCCATGGATGAAAGCAATGTGATCAAGCGTACCGGTTCCGGCCGTCGTCGTGGCATGCCCGGAAACCGGGGCGATGATGATTCGGACGAGTTTGATAGCGATGACTCCTCTGTTGGCTCTCCTGCGATTGGGCCTAACCTCGCACAAGGCACTGCTCGTACTAGAGGCATGAGAGGCGCGGCATCTGCAGCCCATGCGGCGCTTCGCGCTAGCCTTGGACAATCTGCAACCCCCGAACCGGTGTACCACGAGCCCCGAGTCTCGGCCCGGAGACAGCAATACCGAGAAGAAAGCGTGGATGACTCTGAGAAGTTGATAGTGAGATTCAAGATTTCGCGTGACAAGCTAGTGGATCTGAGGAACGGAAGGCGCATTGTCTCCGCCCAATCCAGCGCAGGACAAGCACCACGCACGATGGCACCTCCGTCCGATAAACAGTCTCGACTTCACCCTCCCCCACGACCCCAACAAACCGGTGCTGTTGATGCACCGAACCCTCCGCAGCCTGGTGTTTCTGGC CCCCCACCACCCAACTGGCTGGCAGCCGGTCTCAGCAAGTTGAAACAATCTCACCCCAACGATTCCTTCGAAGGTGTGATGCGTTACTCCGCCGTCGATACTGAAACCCTGGCCCCCGTGGCAAACCCCAACAACCTCCAAGCTGGCCAAATCATCAAATACCAATACCTCCCCCGTATTCGTTGCCACGACTGCCCAGGGAAGCTGTACACCCCCGGCCCGGGCATGACAGTGGACAACTTTGAAGTTCATCTCCGCAACCGGCAGCATAAGGAGCGGGTCGAGGAGCGCCTCACGAAGTCTGGTGGCAGTGGGGCCAACCCCGACGGCGGAAGTGCGAGG CCAGTGGGTCTTAGCCAGAGTCTATCTCGTTCATGA